Proteins from a genomic interval of Pseudoruegeria sp. SHC-113:
- a CDS encoding Na(+)-translocating NADH-quinone reductase subunit C, whose product MSEQELNTPEAKGPIGRFLAASPDSTVKTITVAVVLCLFCSMVVAMAAVNLRPVQEANKLRDKQVNILQVAGLYEPGVDVSEAFAAFEPRVVELATGTYTDQFDAATFDDRAAASDPTLSIALDDDPASIGRQSKFATVYLLKDDAGALDKVILPIYGYGLWSTLYGFIALEENGNDIYGLQFYEHAETPGLGAEVDNPRWKALWNGKQLRDEDGALKITVAKGTGDPRFHVDALAGATLTSVGVDNLVRFWMGEAGFTPFLENLKAGEL is encoded by the coding sequence ATGTCTGAGCAAGAGCTCAACACCCCGGAGGCCAAGGGCCCGATCGGCCGCTTCTTGGCCGCAAGCCCCGACAGCACCGTGAAAACCATCACCGTGGCCGTCGTGCTCTGCCTGTTCTGCTCCATGGTCGTGGCCATGGCCGCCGTGAACCTGCGCCCGGTGCAGGAGGCCAACAAGCTGCGCGACAAGCAGGTCAACATCCTGCAGGTCGCCGGCCTCTATGAGCCGGGCGTCGATGTCTCCGAAGCCTTCGCCGCCTTCGAGCCGCGCGTGGTGGAACTGGCAACCGGCACCTACACCGACCAGTTCGACGCGGCCACTTTTGATGACCGCGCCGCGGCCTCCGATCCGACCCTGAGCATCGCTCTGGACGACGATCCGGCCAGCATCGGCCGCCAGAGCAAATTCGCCACCGTCTACCTGCTGAAGGATGACGCCGGCGCGCTCGACAAGGTGATCCTGCCGATCTACGGCTACGGCCTGTGGTCCACGCTCTATGGCTTCATCGCGCTGGAAGAGAACGGCAACGACATCTACGGCCTGCAGTTCTACGAGCACGCTGAAACGCCGGGCCTCGGTGCCGAGGTGGACAACCCGCGCTGGAAAGCGCTCTGGAACGGCAAGCAGCTGCGTGACGAAGACGGCGCGCTGAAGATCACCGTAGCCAAGGGCACGGGCGATCCCCGCTTCCACGTGGACGCGCTGGCTGGCGCCACCCTCACCTCCGTCGGCGTCGACAACCTCGTGCGCTTCTGGATGGGCGAGGCCGGCTTCACGCCCTTCCTTGAAAACCTGAAGGCAGGAGAGCTGTAA
- a CDS encoding NADH:ubiquinone reductase (Na(+)-transporting) subunit D, translated as MAQTRKTLLVDPLVDNNPITLQVLGICSALAVTSSLKVAFVMALAVTFVTAFSSFFISILRNQIPNSIRIIVQMVIIASLVILVDQVLKAYAFEISKTLSVFVGLIITNCIVMGRAEAFAMKNPPVASFIDGIGNGLGYGLILMLVGFVRELFGSGSLFGITIFETVNNGGWYVPNGMLLLPPSAFFLIGLIIWAFRTWKPAQVEEREYKIQTVEAH; from the coding sequence ATGGCCCAGACCCGCAAGACACTGCTCGTCGATCCGCTGGTCGACAACAACCCGATCACGCTTCAGGTTCTGGGCATCTGTTCCGCCCTCGCGGTGACCTCCTCGCTGAAGGTGGCCTTCGTGATGGCGCTCGCCGTGACCTTCGTGACCGCCTTTTCGAGCTTCTTCATCTCGATCCTGCGCAACCAGATCCCGAACTCGATCCGGATCATCGTGCAGATGGTGATCATCGCCTCGCTCGTGATCCTCGTGGATCAGGTGCTGAAGGCCTATGCCTTCGAGATCTCGAAAACGCTCTCGGTCTTCGTCGGCCTGATCATCACCAACTGTATCGTGATGGGCCGCGCCGAAGCCTTCGCCATGAAGAACCCGCCGGTGGCGAGCTTCATCGACGGCATCGGCAACGGCCTTGGCTACGGTCTGATCCTGATGCTCGTCGGTTTCGTGCGCGAGCTCTTCGGCTCGGGCTCGCTCTTCGGCATCACCATTTTCGAGACGGTCAACAACGGTGGCTGGTACGTGCCCAACGGCATGCTGCTTCTGCCGCCGTCGGCCTTCTTCCTGATCGGCCTGATCATCTGGGCCTTCCGCACCTGGAAGCCCGCGCAGGTCGAAGAACGTGAATACAAGATCCAGACGGTGGAGGCTCACTGA
- the nqrE gene encoding NADH:ubiquinone reductase (Na(+)-transporting) subunit E: protein MEGLLSLAVKAIFVENLALSFFLGMCTFIAVSKKISTAIGLGISVMLVQTITVPANNLILTYLLKPGALSWAGFPDVDLTFLGLISYIGVIAAMVQILEMILDKYFPPLYNALGIFLPLITVNCAILGGSLFMVERDYSFPESVTYGLSSGFGWALAITAMAGVREKLKYSDIPDGLQGLGITFITAGLMAMGFMSFSGVKL, encoded by the coding sequence ATGGAAGGGCTGCTTTCCCTGGCCGTTAAGGCCATCTTCGTCGAGAACCTCGCGCTCTCCTTCTTCCTCGGCATGTGTACCTTCATCGCCGTGTCTAAGAAGATTTCGACCGCGATCGGCCTCGGCATCTCGGTGATGCTCGTGCAAACGATCACCGTGCCCGCCAACAACCTGATCCTCACCTACCTGCTGAAGCCCGGCGCGCTGTCGTGGGCCGGCTTCCCGGACGTGGACCTGACCTTCCTCGGCCTGATCTCCTACATCGGGGTGATCGCCGCCATGGTGCAGATCCTCGAGATGATCCTCGATAAGTACTTCCCGCCGCTCTACAACGCGCTGGGGATCTTCCTGCCGCTCATCACCGTGAACTGCGCCATCCTTGGCGGCTCGCTCTTCATGGTGGAACGGGATTACTCCTTCCCGGAGTCGGTGACTTACGGCCTGTCTTCCGGCTTTGGCTGGGCGCTTGCCATCACCGCGATGGCCGGTGTGCGCGAGAAGCTTAAGTACTCCGATATCCCGGACGGCCTGCAGGGCCTGGGCATCACCTTCATCACCGCCGGCCTGATGGCCATGGGCTTCATGTCCTTCTCCGGCGTCAAACTGTAA
- the nqrF gene encoding NADH:ubiquinone reductase (Na(+)-transporting) subunit F, whose translation METFSLGVLLFTLIVLALVTVIMFARSRLVSSGNVNITINGEKTISVPAGGKLLQTLAAEKLFVPSACGGGGTCAQCRVKVLDGGGSILPTEESHITKREAACGDRLSCQVAVKQDMEIEVPEEVFGVKKWRCKVRSNDNVATFIKELVLELPEGEDVKFRAGGYIQIECPPYALSYKEFDIDEEYHPDWDKFKIWDVNSKVDEPVERAYSMANYPEEKGIVMLNVRIASPPPGSEGIPAGKMSSYIFNLKPGDEVTISGPFGEFFARDTKKEMVFVGGGAGMAPMRSHIFDQLRRIKTDRKITFWYGARSKREMFYVEDFDMLAAENENFEWHVALSDAMPEDNWTGYTGFIHNVLFEEYLKNHPAPEDCEFYMCGPPIMNQSVINMLLDLGVDREDIMLDDFGG comes from the coding sequence ATGGAAACCTTTTCGCTCGGCGTTCTCCTCTTCACGCTGATCGTGCTGGCGCTCGTGACCGTGATCATGTTCGCCCGCTCGCGCCTCGTGTCCTCGGGCAACGTCAACATCACCATCAACGGTGAGAAAACGATCTCTGTCCCCGCCGGTGGCAAGCTGCTGCAAACGCTCGCGGCCGAGAAGCTCTTCGTGCCCTCCGCCTGCGGCGGCGGCGGCACCTGCGCCCAGTGCCGGGTCAAGGTGCTGGACGGCGGCGGCTCCATCCTGCCGACCGAGGAAAGCCACATCACCAAGCGCGAGGCCGCCTGTGGCGATCGCCTCTCCTGCCAGGTGGCCGTGAAGCAGGACATGGAAATCGAAGTCCCGGAAGAGGTCTTCGGTGTGAAGAAATGGCGCTGTAAAGTGCGCTCGAACGACAACGTGGCGACCTTCATCAAGGAGCTGGTGCTGGAACTGCCCGAAGGCGAGGACGTGAAGTTCCGCGCCGGTGGCTACATCCAGATCGAGTGCCCGCCCTATGCGCTCTCCTACAAGGAGTTCGACATCGATGAGGAATACCATCCGGATTGGGACAAGTTCAAAATCTGGGACGTGAACTCCAAAGTCGATGAGCCGGTGGAACGCGCCTACTCGATGGCCAACTACCCGGAAGAGAAGGGCATCGTGATGCTCAACGTCCGGATCGCCTCGCCGCCTCCGGGCTCCGAAGGCATCCCGGCCGGCAAGATGTCCTCCTACATCTTCAACCTGAAACCGGGTGACGAGGTGACGATCTCTGGTCCGTTCGGCGAGTTCTTCGCCCGCGACACCAAGAAAGAGATGGTCTTCGTGGGCGGTGGTGCCGGTATGGCGCCGATGCGCTCGCATATCTTCGACCAGCTGCGCCGCATCAAGACCGATCGCAAGATCACCTTCTGGTACGGCGCCCGCTCCAAGCGCGAAATGTTCTACGTGGAAGATTTCGACATGTTGGCCGCGGAGAACGAGAACTTCGAATGGCACGTGGCGCTGTCCGACGCGATGCCGGAGGACAACTGGACGGGCTACACCGGCTTCATCCACAACGTCTTGTTCGAGGAATACCTCAAGAACCACCCGGCGCCGGAAGATTGCGAATTCTACATGTGTGGCCCGCCCATCATGAACCAATCCGTGATCAACATGCTGCTCGATCTCGGTGTGGATCGCGAAGACATCATGCTGGACGATTTCGGCGGCTAA
- a CDS encoding CBS domain-containing protein — MAPTSYQSKMKGDDPKTHSQSVDQVVAMGNATVATILEGKGSDVYAVRPQDTIAEATRVMKEKHIGAVVVKDAAGALVGILSERDIVRQLADTPGQTLSHTVEALMTKSPVTCSPDEPLLAMLQRMTEGRFRHLPVMEEDRLVGVITIGDVVSYRLRELEYEALKMKQMIVG; from the coding sequence ATGGCACCCACATCCTACCAGTCCAAGATGAAGGGCGATGATCCCAAGACCCACAGCCAGAGCGTCGATCAGGTTGTGGCCATGGGCAATGCGACGGTGGCGACGATCCTCGAAGGCAAGGGCAGCGATGTCTACGCGGTGCGCCCTCAGGACACGATCGCCGAGGCCACGCGGGTGATGAAGGAGAAGCACATCGGCGCGGTGGTGGTGAAGGATGCCGCCGGGGCGCTCGTGGGCATCCTCTCGGAGCGCGACATCGTGCGCCAGCTGGCCGATACGCCGGGCCAGACGCTGAGCCACACGGTGGAGGCCCTGATGACGAAAAGCCCCGTGACCTGCTCGCCCGATGAGCCGCTGCTGGCGATGCTGCAGCGGATGACGGAAGGGCGCTTCCGCCACCTGCCGGTGATGGAGGAAGATCGCCTTGTGGGGGTGATCACCATCGGCGACGTGGTGAGCTACCGCCTGCGCGAGCTGGAATATGAAGCGCTGAAAATGAAGCAGATGATCGTGGGCTAG
- a CDS encoding DUF6455 family protein: protein MKPLGDERKHYWLATRMADAADVNLVEAFTDGRLSSKEWAGLVTRCRGCQWVEGCERWLEAEHPGADVPAGCRNGRVFDALKIPA, encoded by the coding sequence ATGAAGCCGCTTGGAGACGAACGAAAGCACTATTGGCTGGCCACACGGATGGCCGATGCCGCCGATGTGAATCTCGTGGAGGCTTTCACAGATGGGCGGCTCAGCTCGAAGGAGTGGGCCGGGCTCGTGACTCGCTGCCGGGGCTGTCAATGGGTCGAGGGCTGCGAGCGCTGGCTGGAGGCCGAGCATCCCGGTGCCGATGTGCCCGCGGGCTGCCGCAACGGCCGCGTTTTCGACGCCCTGAAGATCCCTGCTTGA
- a CDS encoding DUF6455 family protein — protein sequence MPSNEQFKRHAILVDRMAETLGVDLQEKVLRGETDMVEIEEAVFRCTACTDPGTCAHWLDAAQGVQEQTPPYCRNADMMAALKG from the coding sequence ATGCCCAGCAATGAACAGTTCAAGCGCCACGCCATTCTAGTGGACCGCATGGCCGAGACCCTCGGCGTCGACCTGCAGGAGAAAGTCCTGCGGGGCGAAACCGATATGGTGGAGATCGAGGAAGCTGTCTTCCGCTGCACCGCCTGCACCGATCCGGGCACCTGCGCCCATTGGCTGGACGCCGCGCAGGGCGTGCAGGAGCAAACGCCGCCCTATTGCCGCAATGCAGATATGATGGCTGCGCTGAAAGGCTAA
- a CDS encoding WGR domain-containing protein: protein MPVCLLLTQPDPNRRPGFYRIEIQLNLFGEWSVVMEWGARGRQGRQRIRLFSDLRAASLEADRARERLLRKGYLRA from the coding sequence ATGCCAGTCTGCCTGCTGCTCACACAACCAGACCCTAACCGCCGCCCCGGCTTCTACCGGATCGAGATCCAGTTGAACCTGTTCGGCGAGTGGTCCGTGGTGATGGAATGGGGCGCGCGCGGGCGGCAGGGGCGGCAGAGGATCCGCCTCTTTTCCGATCTGCGCGCCGCCTCGCTGGAGGCGGACCGCGCCCGCGAAAGACTCCTGCGCAAAGGCTACCTGCGGGCCTGA
- a CDS encoding DUF1330 domain-containing protein, which produces MIYATVNMTITDPEALAAYRERAGEALARHGGKLEAASPTPTLLDDGLPLPTMAGVLSFPSREAALAWRDDPALAEVHALRRASGTSSIILVG; this is translated from the coding sequence ATGATCTACGCGACCGTCAACATGACCATCACCGATCCCGAAGCCCTTGCCGCCTATCGCGAACGCGCGGGCGAAGCACTTGCCCGCCACGGCGGCAAGCTGGAGGCCGCGAGCCCGACGCCAACGCTGCTGGACGATGGGCTGCCCCTGCCGACGATGGCGGGCGTGCTGAGCTTCCCCAGCCGCGAGGCCGCGCTGGCGTGGCGGGATGATCCGGCGCTGGCCGAGGTGCATGCCCTGCGCCGCGCGTCTGGCACCAGCAGCATCATCCTTGTGGGCTAA
- a CDS encoding LysR family transcriptional regulator has protein sequence MKEDWDDLRAVLMVVRHGSLARAAEALGVNYTTVARRIAQAEETYDTRFFERLPAGYAATPEGEAAARAAEAMAERETGLRLQLAGQDARLSGPLTVTAPALLISSHLCGVFDAFTRAHPDVDLRVLAANEVLNLNRREADLAVRISNDPGDTLTGRRLVRQQTAAFAAPALAARLRDVPDTPLEWIGFTFWEAPPKASRQAHPEARIRLRFDDMIAVIGATQAGLGVARMPIFVGRAAGLEQVPVMEPQPYTDIWMVAHRDVWPAAKVAAMRALIVARFAQAQGEFTTDA, from the coding sequence ATGAAAGAAGATTGGGACGATCTGCGCGCCGTGCTGATGGTGGTGCGCCATGGTTCGCTCGCGCGGGCGGCAGAGGCGCTGGGGGTGAACTACACCACCGTGGCCCGCCGCATCGCGCAGGCCGAGGAGACCTACGACACGCGCTTCTTCGAGCGCCTGCCCGCAGGCTATGCCGCGACGCCAGAGGGCGAAGCCGCCGCTCGCGCTGCCGAAGCCATGGCCGAGCGCGAAACCGGCCTGCGGCTGCAACTGGCCGGGCAGGACGCGCGGCTCTCCGGTCCGCTCACCGTCACCGCGCCCGCACTGCTGATCAGCTCGCACCTATGTGGCGTCTTCGATGCCTTCACCCGCGCCCACCCGGATGTGGACTTGCGCGTGCTGGCCGCCAACGAGGTGCTGAACCTGAACCGCCGAGAAGCCGATCTGGCGGTGCGCATCAGCAATGACCCGGGCGACACGCTCACCGGGCGACGGCTGGTGCGCCAGCAGACCGCCGCCTTTGCCGCGCCCGCGCTGGCCGCGCGGCTGCGCGATGTGCCGGATACCCCGCTGGAATGGATCGGCTTCACCTTCTGGGAGGCCCCGCCAAAAGCCTCACGGCAGGCCCATCCCGAAGCCCGCATCCGCCTGCGGTTTGACGATATGATCGCCGTAATCGGGGCCACGCAGGCCGGGCTTGGGGTGGCGCGGATGCCGATCTTCGTTGGCCGCGCCGCGGGGCTTGAGCAGGTGCCGGTGATGGAGCCGCAACCCTATACCGATATCTGGATGGTCGCCCATCGCGACGTCTGGCCCGCCGCCAAGGTGGCCGCCATGCGGGCGCTGATCGTGGCGCGCTTCGCGCAGGCGCAGGGCGAGTTCACCACGGACGCCTGA
- a CDS encoding DUF4274 domain-containing protein codes for MATQDKVLATVSASAPRRIFAMGVLGILGLLLIYIAFSTPPDSLGWQIFLIAFGAFAVWAAVVLGKATQHVIELTPTELRESTGRVLCRVEDIEDVSRGVFAMKPSNGFLIKVKNAERRAWAPGLWWRLYGRIGVGGVTAASQSKVMSEIIAAILAERMGVSGTNAFTEALMAVQPKPAPLPEPDAELPLEERVVAGMLGWLSMRDPDDWHEVAISYNWDRSIEPLLWMLAQPTCDQATVATLFWRASPVDALGHTDLDAARKAYNGKGFEVVQAIIAQLNAGGYARSEIAFEGHKLGGSVESWQARAEGAGLTGDLPAWLWEKRGGRDLSEPRYTEGLPRPIVEWVFPDWEEGWGD; via the coding sequence ATGGCAACTCAGGACAAAGTGCTCGCAACCGTGAGCGCCTCTGCGCCCCGGCGCATATTCGCGATGGGGGTGCTGGGCATTCTCGGGCTTCTGCTGATCTACATCGCCTTCTCCACGCCCCCGGACTCGCTCGGCTGGCAGATCTTCCTGATCGCCTTCGGGGCCTTTGCCGTCTGGGCGGCGGTGGTGCTGGGCAAGGCCACGCAGCATGTGATCGAGCTCACGCCCACCGAGCTGCGCGAAAGCACCGGCCGCGTGCTCTGCCGCGTGGAAGACATTGAGGACGTGAGCCGTGGCGTCTTCGCGATGAAGCCTTCCAATGGCTTCCTGATCAAAGTGAAGAATGCCGAGCGCCGCGCCTGGGCGCCGGGGCTCTGGTGGCGGCTCTATGGCCGCATCGGCGTGGGCGGGGTGACGGCGGCGAGCCAGTCCAAGGTGATGTCGGAGATCATCGCCGCCATTCTGGCCGAGCGCATGGGCGTGTCCGGCACCAACGCTTTCACCGAGGCACTGATGGCGGTGCAGCCGAAACCCGCGCCGCTGCCCGAGCCGGACGCCGAACTGCCGCTGGAAGAGCGCGTGGTGGCCGGGATGCTGGGCTGGCTTTCGATGCGCGACCCGGACGACTGGCACGAGGTGGCGATCAGCTACAACTGGGATCGTTCGATCGAGCCGCTGCTGTGGATGCTGGCGCAGCCGACCTGCGATCAGGCCACCGTGGCGACGCTCTTCTGGCGCGCAAGCCCCGTGGATGCGTTGGGCCACACCGATCTGGACGCCGCGCGCAAGGCCTACAACGGCAAGGGCTTTGAAGTGGTGCAAGCCATCATCGCTCAGCTCAACGCGGGCGGCTACGCGCGTTCCGAGATTGCCTTTGAGGGCCATAAGCTGGGCGGCAGCGTCGAAAGCTGGCAGGCCCGTGCCGAAGGGGCGGGGCTTACGGGCGATCTGCCCGCGTGGCTTTGGGAAAAGCGCGGCGGGCGGGATCTGTCGGAGCCGCGTTACACCGAAGGCCTGCCGCGCCCGATCGTCGAATGGGTCTTTCCGGATTGGGAAGAGGGCTGGGGCGACTGA
- a CDS encoding TadE/TadG family type IV pilus assembly protein has product MSVIQHIRARLRRFTKRSDGGLSVEAVIILPLMMLGFGLTVTYYDAFRARTANVKAAYTVGDLLSRQKDPVDQAFIDGLADVFDYLTDDTEASWIRVSLVSWSVSQDKLLLNWSKVAGTNPEDELDQADLDGMLDRIPVMADGDTIILVETHMDYSAVLEHLPFYTTWLHSGIEFENFVVTSPRFVPKLEFVS; this is encoded by the coding sequence ATGTCTGTGATCCAACATATCCGCGCCCGGCTGCGCCGCTTCACCAAGCGCAGCGATGGCGGCCTGAGCGTTGAAGCCGTGATCATCCTGCCCTTGATGATGCTGGGGTTCGGCCTGACAGTGACCTATTACGACGCCTTCCGCGCCCGCACCGCCAATGTGAAGGCCGCCTACACCGTGGGCGATCTCCTGTCGCGCCAGAAGGATCCGGTCGATCAAGCTTTCATCGACGGGCTCGCTGACGTCTTCGACTACCTGACCGACGATACCGAGGCCTCCTGGATCCGCGTCTCGCTGGTGTCTTGGAGCGTGTCGCAGGACAAGCTTCTGCTCAACTGGAGCAAGGTCGCTGGCACCAACCCGGAAGACGAATTGGATCAGGCCGACCTGGACGGCATGCTGGACCGTATCCCGGTGATGGCCGATGGCGATACGATCATCCTCGTGGAAACGCACATGGATTACTCCGCCGTGCTGGAGCACCTGCCGTTCTATACCACATGGCTGCACTCGGGGATCGAGTTTGAAAACTTCGTCGTGACCAGCCCGCGCTTCGTGCCCAAGCTCGAATTCGTCTCCTGA
- a CDS encoding TadE/TadG family type IV pilus assembly protein: MKRVVRYMRRALGGFAKRQDGSATIEFAIWTPLFITLLFAAAETGMMTAKQVALDRGVDMTVRDLRLGKYKDPDADDLRESVCFYAGVIIPNCEAETMVELRTVSDADWGTLDPDATCVEYQDEEIVVQEDPVYSGVENTLMLVRVCSMVDTIFPSTKFTTNLGLNHLNQTALVSATAFVNEPS; encoded by the coding sequence ATGAAACGTGTCGTAAGATATATGCGCCGTGCCCTTGGCGGCTTTGCCAAGCGGCAGGACGGCAGCGCCACCATCGAGTTCGCGATCTGGACGCCGCTCTTCATCACCCTGCTCTTCGCAGCGGCGGAAACCGGCATGATGACGGCCAAGCAGGTTGCTCTGGACCGCGGCGTCGACATGACGGTGCGCGATCTGCGGCTGGGCAAATACAAGGATCCGGACGCCGATGACCTGCGCGAAAGCGTCTGCTTCTACGCCGGAGTGATCATCCCCAATTGCGAGGCGGAAACCATGGTCGAGCTGCGCACCGTGAGCGATGCCGACTGGGGCACACTCGACCCGGACGCCACCTGCGTTGAATACCAGGACGAAGAGATCGTCGTGCAGGAAGATCCGGTCTACTCCGGCGTGGAAAACACGCTGATGCTGGTGCGGGTCTGCTCCATGGTCGACACGATCTTTCCGAGCACGAAATTCACCACCAACCTTGGCCTGAACCACCTAAACCAGACAGCGCTGGTTTCGGCGACGGCTTTTGTGAACGAGCCGAGCTGA
- a CDS encoding TadE/TadG family type IV pilus assembly protein encodes MTRDRRTVSLSEAYAFARQFRNAEDGTMTVFALFIFIMMILMGGIAVDLMKFESERVTLQNTLDRAVLAAADRDQELDPKSVVLDYFDKAGLGDYISESDISVDQDELVSYRIVSATASRAVTTHFMKMSGIYELAAPASGTAEERIRDLEISMVLDVSGSMGQYSADGVTTKLANLKDAAQDFIDQISSSSIDGTVSYSIIPYATQVNAGATLAQHYNLTDEHSYSHCVDFTSDDFLTTTLSTETLMQRTGHFDPWKEWSKPNNTDSYSGRRLVCQTEDSREIMAFEKNTTTLKNHIEDFFADGNTSIDVGVKWATALLDPDTQGVITQMIADGDVDASFENRPFEYDYNGGMKVLIVMTDGINTSQYYLRDEFINGYSDVYENDHDGYLSVYWPEQDQYWWEIDDALHDLPYGDGAEIETIEYEQVLVCWENKKGKTKCSYQDQETVVLTPVEGEAVRQSYPQLWNDYSLEYVADKIYEPMTGSSSYADKIDPGARSYVGASTKDDRLDDICTAAKDKNIIIFTIGYEVTDHSKQVMKDCASTYNHFYDVQDLEIKDAFASIATQINNLKLTQ; translated from the coding sequence ATGACACGCGACCGCCGCACCGTCTCCCTGTCCGAAGCCTATGCGTTTGCGCGCCAGTTCCGCAATGCAGAGGACGGCACGATGACCGTTTTCGCCCTCTTCATCTTCATCATGATGATCCTGATGGGTGGGATCGCGGTGGATCTGATGAAATTTGAAAGCGAGCGTGTGACGCTGCAGAACACGCTGGACCGCGCCGTTCTCGCCGCCGCCGACCGCGATCAGGAACTCGACCCGAAATCGGTGGTGCTTGACTACTTCGACAAGGCCGGCCTTGGCGACTACATCAGCGAAAGCGACATCTCGGTGGATCAGGACGAACTGGTTTCCTACCGGATCGTATCCGCCACAGCGAGCCGCGCGGTGACAACCCACTTCATGAAGATGTCGGGGATTTATGAACTCGCTGCGCCGGCCTCCGGCACCGCCGAGGAGCGGATCCGCGATCTTGAGATCTCGATGGTGCTCGATGTATCCGGCTCCATGGGGCAGTATTCCGCCGACGGGGTGACGACGAAACTCGCCAACCTGAAGGACGCGGCGCAGGACTTCATCGACCAGATTTCCTCCTCTTCGATCGACGGCACGGTGTCCTATTCGATCATCCCCTACGCCACGCAGGTGAACGCCGGTGCGACGCTCGCGCAGCACTACAACCTGACCGATGAGCACAGCTATTCGCATTGCGTCGATTTCACCAGCGACGACTTCCTGACGACGACCCTGTCGACGGAGACGCTGATGCAGCGCACCGGCCATTTCGACCCGTGGAAAGAATGGTCCAAGCCCAACAACACGGATTCCTACTCGGGCCGCCGTCTTGTCTGTCAGACAGAAGACAGCCGCGAAATCATGGCCTTCGAGAAGAACACGACAACGCTGAAGAACCACATCGAAGACTTCTTCGCCGATGGCAACACCTCCATCGACGTGGGCGTGAAATGGGCGACGGCCTTGCTGGACCCGGACACGCAGGGAGTGATCACCCAGATGATCGCGGACGGCGACGTGGACGCGTCCTTCGAAAACCGCCCCTTCGAGTATGACTACAACGGCGGCATGAAAGTGCTGATCGTGATGACAGACGGCATCAACACGAGCCAGTACTATCTTAGGGATGAATTCATCAACGGCTATTCGGACGTCTACGAAAACGACCATGATGGCTACCTCTCCGTCTACTGGCCTGAACAAGATCAGTACTGGTGGGAGATCGATGACGCCCTGCACGATCTGCCCTACGGCGATGGTGCCGAGATCGAGACGATCGAATATGAGCAGGTGCTCGTCTGCTGGGAGAACAAGAAGGGCAAGACGAAGTGTTCCTACCAGGACCAGGAGACCGTCGTGCTGACGCCCGTCGAGGGGGAGGCCGTGCGCCAGAGCTACCCGCAACTGTGGAACGATTACTCGCTCGAATATGTGGCCGACAAGATCTACGAGCCGATGACCGGCAGTAGCTCCTACGCCGACAAAATCGACCCGGGCGCACGCTCCTATGTCGGGGCATCCACCAAGGATGATCGTCTGGACGACATCTGCACGGCGGCCAAAGACAAGAACATCATCATCTTCACCATCGGCTACGAGGTCACCGACCATTCCAAACAGGTGATGAAAGATTGCGCGTCCACCTATAACCACTTTTACGATGTGCAGGATCTGGAAATCAAAGATGCCTTCGCCAGCATCGCCACCCAGATCAACAACCTGAAGCTGACCCAATGA